The genomic DNA GATGTCGAGCTTGGTGGTGACGAAGAAGCCCGGCCACAGGAACCCGAGGACGCCGACGACCGCGACGACGACGGCGGCCACGACGCCACCGATGATCATCAGCGTCTTGCTGCTGGCCTTCTTGGCGGCCGGGGCGCCGAACTGCTGGTCGAACTGCTGGCCCGCGGCACCGTCACCGAACTGCGGCTGACCGTATTGACCCGGCTGGCCGTACTGGGGCTGACCGTACTGTCCCGGCTGGCCGTACTGCGGCTGACCGTAGGCGCCCGGCTGCGGGTAGCCCTGCTGCGGGTAGCCCGGGTACTGCTGCTGGGGGTAGCCCGGAACCTGCTGCGCCCCAGGCTGGGCGGCACCGGGCTGAACGGCCGGGTACTGCTGCTGGTACTGCTCCGGGTTGTAGGCCGGCTGCTGTCCCCATGCCGGGGCGGCAGTGGTCGGCTGCTCGGCGCCGGACGCCGGCTGACCCCAAGCGGGCTGCTGACCTTGCCACTGCTGTGACGGATCAGTTCCCTCTGGACCGCTCATCGTCTCTCCCTCGGTGCTCTACTACTCGGACGTCATCCGGGCT from Mycolicibacterium phocaicum includes the following:
- a CDS encoding DUF4333 domain-containing protein — translated: MSGPEGTDPSQQWQGQQPAWGQPASGAEQPTTAAPAWGQQPAYNPEQYQQQYPAVQPGAAQPGAQQVPGYPQQQYPGYPQQGYPQPGAYGQPQYGQPGQYGQPQYGQPGQYGQPQFGDGAAGQQFDQQFGAPAAKKASSKTLMIIGGVVAAVVVAVVGVLGFLWPGFFVTTKLDINAAQSGVQKILTDETNGYGAKNVKDVKCNNGSDPEVKSGQTFDCDVNIDGTKRTVKVTFKDDKGTYEVGRPK